In the Flavobacterium acetivorans genome, one interval contains:
- a CDS encoding DUF1684 domain-containing protein: MRTILLFVFLAQLNFGFAQEKFDEAAVTQFQTDLNTEFADAKTSPLMAEDLSTFQTLDFYPANGKYFVTAKFVRTKKEKPFEMKTTGERKPMYVKYGEAFFTLDGKDFKLNVYRNIALSKKKEYKNHLFLPFSDLTCGQESYIGGRYIDVKIPEGNTLVIDFNTAYNPYCAYNHKYSCPIVPLENDLNVEIKAGVKKFHD, encoded by the coding sequence ATGAGAACCATTCTGCTTTTTGTCTTTTTAGCGCAATTGAATTTTGGCTTTGCCCAAGAAAAATTTGATGAGGCAGCTGTAACTCAATTTCAAACGGATTTAAATACGGAATTTGCCGATGCCAAAACGAGTCCTTTGATGGCAGAAGATTTGTCAACATTCCAGACCTTAGATTTTTATCCCGCAAATGGAAAATACTTCGTGACAGCTAAATTCGTTCGAACCAAAAAAGAAAAACCCTTTGAGATGAAGACCACAGGGGAAAGAAAACCAATGTATGTGAAATATGGTGAGGCTTTTTTTACTTTGGATGGTAAAGATTTTAAACTGAACGTTTACAGAAACATCGCACTTTCTAAAAAGAAGGAATATAAAAATCATTTGTTTTTGCCTTTTTCTGATTTGACTTGTGGCCAGGAAAGCTACATTGGAGGACGATATATTGATGTGAAAATTCCCGAAGGAAACACCCTAGTTATTGACTTTAATACAGCCTATAATCCATATTGTGCTTACAACCACAAATATTCTTGCCCTATTGTTCCATTAGAGAATGATCTGAATGTGGAGATAAAAGCCGGAGTAAAAAAATTCCATGACTAA
- a CDS encoding TatD family hydrolase — protein MEFFNCHTHKFTDKPNVLELVNQYPQEFDSSIPNYSIGIHPWYIVQERLESDLDIIESKLQQNNCLAIGECGLDKRIKIPMDLQQMVFEKQLLLAEKYNKAVVIHCVAAFQEVIEIKKRLNIKVPMIIHGFSKNQQLAKQLIDNGFYISFGKYLVQNPELETVFVSIPNSLFFLETDTIDETIDEVYALAAKYKNMTVSKLQQQVAINFDTVFNR, from the coding sequence ATGGAATTCTTTAATTGTCATACCCATAAATTTACGGATAAACCCAATGTTTTAGAGTTGGTAAATCAGTATCCACAGGAATTTGATTCCAGTATTCCTAATTATTCCATTGGAATTCATCCTTGGTATATTGTGCAAGAGCGATTGGAATCCGATTTGGATATTATTGAAAGTAAATTACAACAAAATAATTGTCTTGCCATTGGCGAATGCGGATTGGATAAAAGGATCAAAATCCCGATGGATTTGCAGCAAATGGTTTTTGAGAAACAACTGCTGTTGGCCGAAAAATATAATAAAGCAGTGGTTATTCATTGCGTAGCCGCATTTCAGGAAGTAATCGAAATAAAGAAGCGGTTGAATATAAAAGTTCCTATGATTATTCATGGTTTTTCTAAAAATCAACAGTTGGCAAAACAATTAATTGATAATGGATTTTATATTTCATTTGGGAAATATTTAGTGCAAAATCCGGAATTGGAAACGGTTTTCGTGAGTATTCCAAACAGCCTTTTTTTTCTGGAAACAGATACAATTGATGAAACGATTGACGAAGTATATGCTTTGGCAGCAAAATATAAGAATATGACCGTATCGAAATTACAACAGCAAGTTGCAATTAATTTCGATACCGTTTTTAACAGATAA
- a CDS encoding tRNA threonylcarbamoyladenosine dehydratase — MAEWTERAELLFKKEGLEKLQNANVLVVGLGGVGSFAAEFLARAGVGKMTIVDGDVVDITNINRQLPALHSTVGQPKITVVGDRLMDINPELKLTRVQEFLSPERALEMVTEEFDYVLDCIDSVTPKLNLIIAAKRKRVKIISSMGAGGKMEAAKVKVSDISNTENCFLAKTIRRRLKEHKIDKLKVVFSSEIQDDSSLKMTDGSNFKKSFYGTNSYMPGLFGLYAAETVIRYLLKK; from the coding sequence ATGGCAGAGTGGACAGAGCGAGCGGAGCTTTTATTTAAAAAGGAAGGATTAGAAAAATTACAAAATGCGAATGTATTAGTAGTAGGTTTAGGAGGCGTGGGATCATTTGCAGCTGAGTTTTTAGCCAGGGCAGGAGTGGGCAAGATGACTATTGTAGACGGAGATGTTGTGGATATTACCAATATCAACAGACAATTACCGGCTTTGCATTCTACTGTAGGCCAACCTAAAATTACCGTAGTTGGAGACCGATTGATGGATATTAATCCGGAATTAAAATTGACAAGAGTACAGGAGTTTCTTTCGCCGGAACGGGCTTTAGAAATGGTAACCGAAGAGTTTGATTATGTTTTGGACTGCATTGACAGCGTGACTCCAAAATTGAATTTGATTATTGCAGCTAAACGAAAAAGAGTAAAAATCATTTCAAGTATGGGCGCCGGTGGAAAAATGGAAGCTGCTAAGGTGAAAGTTTCTGATATAAGTAATACCGAGAATTGCTTTTTGGCCAAAACCATCAGAAGACGTTTAAAAGAGCACAAAATTGATAAATTAAAAGTCGTTTTTTCTTCAGAAATTCAAGATGATTCGAGTTTAAAAATGACCGATGGTTCCAATTTTAAAAAATCATTTTACGGGACTAATAGCTATATGCCAGGATTATTTGGTCTTTATGCCGCCGAGACCGTGATTCGCTATTTACTTAAGAAATAA
- a CDS encoding HAD family hydrolase: MIQTVIFDMDGVIVDTEPVHKYAYFQHFEELNIPVTEEQFSKFTGNSTRNVFQNLKELFNLEQDVEDLIQRKRSIFNDAFDTKEDLELLEGVEKLIKEFHEKGMQLILASSASKVTIDRVFKRFNLHQYFTHIVSGEDFPKSKPDPAIFVHAASLSIAPKENCIIIEDSTNGVKAAKAAGIFCVGYNSFHSKLQDLSAADVIINHFDELSFEKVAQF; the protein is encoded by the coding sequence ATGATACAAACAGTAATTTTCGACATGGATGGAGTAATTGTCGATACGGAACCTGTACATAAATACGCCTATTTTCAGCATTTTGAGGAATTGAATATTCCAGTAACCGAGGAACAGTTTTCTAAATTTACGGGGAATTCGACTCGAAATGTGTTCCAAAATTTAAAAGAACTTTTTAATTTGGAACAGGATGTAGAAGATTTGATTCAAAGAAAAAGAAGTATTTTTAACGATGCTTTTGATACCAAAGAAGATTTGGAGCTGCTGGAAGGTGTAGAAAAGCTGATCAAAGAGTTTCATGAGAAGGGAATGCAACTGATTTTGGCATCTTCGGCTTCCAAAGTGACAATAGATCGCGTTTTTAAGCGTTTTAATTTACACCAATATTTTACACATATTGTAAGTGGGGAGGATTTTCCAAAATCAAAACCCGATCCGGCTATTTTTGTACATGCCGCTTCTTTATCAATTGCACCTAAAGAAAATTGTATCATTATAGAGGACAGTACTAATGGTGTGAAAGCAGCTAAAGCTGCCGGGATTTTTTGTGTGGGTTACAACAGTTTCCATTCTAAATTGCAGGATTTATCAGCTGCCGATGTGATAATTAATCATTTTGATGAATTGAGTTTTGAAAAAGTAGCCCAATTCTGA
- a CDS encoding DUF2911 domain-containing protein codes for MKNLLILLAVVIANFSIEAQVKTPESSPKTKINQAVGLTDIEIVYSRPSARGRAVFGNLVPFGKLWRTGANENSTISFSDDVIIDGKTLKKGKYALYTVPNIQSWEIIFYKTTDNWGTPQEFNEANVALRTTVKEEALSKPMETFTIGLSRLDTDFAYLEIYWENSYAALKFEVPTQKKAIESIDKVLSGATGADYFSSAQFYYLANLDINKARTYIDRALELTPSKPFYYLRLKSLIQAKQGDKKGAIETAKLSLAASEAAGNQDYVKMNKDSMAEWSK; via the coding sequence ATGAAGAACTTACTTATTCTATTAGCGGTTGTCATTGCTAATTTTAGTATTGAAGCCCAGGTGAAAACACCAGAATCCAGTCCGAAAACTAAAATCAATCAGGCTGTTGGTTTAACGGATATAGAAATTGTCTATTCCAGACCTTCTGCAAGAGGCAGAGCTGTTTTTGGTAATTTGGTTCCTTTTGGGAAATTGTGGAGAACTGGAGCTAATGAAAACAGCACCATTTCTTTTAGTGATGATGTGATAATTGACGGCAAGACTTTAAAGAAAGGAAAGTATGCTTTGTATACCGTTCCAAACATTCAAAGTTGGGAAATCATTTTTTATAAAACAACAGATAATTGGGGAACACCACAGGAATTTAATGAAGCGAATGTAGCTTTAAGAACTACTGTAAAAGAAGAGGCTTTGTCTAAACCAATGGAAACATTTACTATCGGGTTGAGTCGTTTGGATACTGATTTTGCTTATTTGGAAATCTATTGGGAGAATTCATATGCCGCTTTAAAATTTGAAGTTCCAACCCAGAAAAAAGCCATTGAAAGTATTGATAAAGTATTGTCAGGTGCCACAGGAGCAGATTATTTTTCGTCAGCACAATTCTATTATCTGGCTAATTTAGATATCAATAAAGCAAGAACTTATATTGATAGAGCATTAGAATTAACACCAAGTAAACCATTTTATTATTTGCGTTTAAAATCGTTGATACAAGCAAAACAAGGAGATAAAAAAGGCGCTATTGAAACAGCTAAATTATCGCTTGCTGCTTCTGAAGCTGCCGGAAATCAAGACTATGTAAAAATGAATAAGGATAGTATGGCTGAATGGAGTAAATAA
- a CDS encoding sodium:solute symporter, with amino-acid sequence MQLFDWIVLIVTLLFIVIYGAWKTKGSKNVEDFILGGNETPWYTVGLSVMATQASAITFLSTPGQAYHDGMGFVQFYFGLPIAMVVICLTFIPIYHKYKVYTAYEYLEKRFDLKTRSLAAVLFLFQRGLGTGLTIYAPAIILSALLGWNLTYMNIIIGVLVIIYTFSGGTKAVNVTQKQQMFVIMSGMFITFFLILRFLPNDMTFSNAMHIAGANDKMDIVSFSTDPEEKYTFWSGITGGFFLALAYFGTDQSQVGRYLSGKSVRESQMGLIMNGLLKVPMQFFILLTGVMVFVFFQFNPVPLNFNPNNKVAIEKSQYKEEYRLLEKKLDSLSEDKKVINLLYIDQLNQDYDNPILRKELVALSTKEKDLRDHAKEIILKADSSSETNDKDYVFFHFILHYLPKGLIGLLLAVIISAAMSSTASGLNALASTTAIDIYKRNVKGEKSEKHYLNATKFFTLFWGIIAILFACIGTLFENLIQLVNIIGSIFYGTVLGIFLVGFYIKHVKAKSIFYSALISQITIFVIYYYAIYIFPSGEEKLGYLWLNFIGALLTIVLSSLLEWTLFRKSKKQMTT; translated from the coding sequence ATGCAGCTATTCGATTGGATTGTACTCATAGTAACCCTCTTATTTATTGTAATTTATGGAGCTTGGAAAACCAAAGGAAGTAAAAATGTCGAAGATTTTATATTGGGAGGAAACGAAACCCCTTGGTATACCGTAGGACTCTCTGTAATGGCTACCCAGGCCAGCGCTATAACCTTTTTATCTACTCCCGGTCAGGCCTATCACGATGGAATGGGGTTTGTGCAATTCTATTTTGGCCTACCTATTGCCATGGTGGTCATCTGTTTGACATTTATCCCTATTTACCATAAGTACAAGGTTTATACGGCTTATGAATACCTGGAAAAACGTTTTGATCTAAAAACCCGTTCTCTGGCAGCTGTTCTTTTCTTGTTTCAAAGAGGATTAGGAACCGGATTAACCATTTATGCTCCAGCCATCATTTTATCAGCTTTATTAGGATGGAACCTGACTTATATGAATATTATCATTGGAGTATTAGTAATCATTTATACCTTCTCTGGTGGAACCAAAGCGGTAAACGTAACCCAAAAGCAACAAATGTTTGTGATTATGTCCGGAATGTTTATCACTTTCTTTTTGATTTTGCGTTTTTTACCCAATGATATGACGTTTAGCAATGCCATGCATATTGCCGGGGCAAATGACAAAATGGACATTGTGAGTTTTTCAACGGATCCTGAAGAAAAATATACTTTTTGGAGTGGTATCACGGGAGGTTTTTTCCTTGCTTTAGCTTATTTTGGAACCGATCAATCTCAGGTAGGACGCTACTTATCCGGAAAATCAGTTCGTGAAAGTCAAATGGGATTAATCATGAATGGTCTCTTAAAAGTACCTATGCAATTTTTTATATTGCTTACCGGAGTTATGGTTTTTGTTTTTTTCCAATTCAATCCTGTTCCATTAAATTTCAATCCTAATAACAAGGTGGCTATTGAAAAGTCACAATATAAAGAGGAATACCGTCTTTTAGAGAAAAAACTGGACAGTCTTTCTGAAGACAAAAAAGTGATTAACCTTTTGTATATTGATCAACTTAACCAAGATTATGACAATCCTATTTTGCGAAAGGAATTGGTTGCCTTGTCTACAAAAGAAAAAGATTTAAGGGACCATGCCAAAGAAATTATTCTGAAAGCAGATAGCAGCAGTGAGACTAATGATAAAGATTATGTCTTTTTTCACTTTATTTTACATTATTTACCCAAAGGTCTTATTGGGTTATTGTTGGCGGTAATCATATCGGCTGCCATGTCCTCTACCGCTTCTGGGCTTAATGCACTTGCCTCTACAACGGCAATCGACATTTACAAACGCAATGTAAAAGGAGAAAAATCTGAAAAACATTATTTAAATGCTACCAAGTTTTTTACTTTGTTTTGGGGAATCATTGCCATCTTGTTTGCTTGTATCGGAACCTTATTTGAAAATTTAATCCAATTAGTAAATATCATTGGTTCCATATTCTATGGCACGGTACTGGGAATTTTCTTGGTGGGATTTTATATAAAACATGTCAAGGCTAAGTCTATATTTTACAGCGCATTGATTTCCCAAATCACCATTTTTGTCATTTATTATTACGCCATTTACATTTTTCCGAGTGGTGAAGAAAAACTGGGTTATTTATGGCTCAATTTCATTGGTGCTTTACTTACTATCGTACTCTCCTCCCTATTGGAATGGACTCTATTTAGAAAATCAAAAAAACAGATGACCACATAA
- a CDS encoding PIG-L family deacetylase: MHKTKIQFLLIFLISFQILLAQKPQKPNSVEIYNQIQKLNFLGSVLYIAAHPDDENTRLISYLANDQKARTGYLSLTRGDGGQNLIGPQLRELLGVIRTQELIEARKIDGGEQFFSRANDFGYSKNPDETLEIWDKEKVLSDIIWAIRKFQPDVIINRFDHRSPGTTHGHHTASAMLSVESFDLTNNSTVFPEQLQLVQPWQPKRQFFNHSWWFYGSKEKFDSADKTNLSTLQTGVYYSNLGKSNQEIAALSRSCHQSQGFGSTGTRGEETEYLELINGQSIKDKSNIFEGIDTSWNRVKGGKEIGELLTLITSQFDFNNPSASIPNLAKAYSMIQSLEENHWKTVKSEEIKNIIAGCSGLYLEAVAQNQEATPGSNLKLKLEAINRSAAKVQLMSVTTLPDNKKTIQNKTLNPNISESINLELVLPQSIAYTQPYWLKEKGTEGMYAVDEQKNIGIPDVLREVKVIFNVKISEVEIPLERSVVYKYNDPVKGEMYNYLDIVPEVTTSIIDKVSLFNNGKSKAVAVKIKAGKDGVKGTLQLELSKSWMVTPKSVPFQLDKKGMEQLIYFEVTPPSEPSETIAKSIAIVDNKKFDKDQIIIDYPHITKQQVLKPSETTFLKMDLKTVDKRIGYIMGAGDEVPESLTQMGYKVTLLKPEEITPEKLESLDVVITGIRAYNTVEELANKQSVLFDFVKGGKTMLVQYNTPNTIVNGTLAPYPLKISNDRVTEENAEVRFLAPDHPVLNYPNKISSKDFEGWKQEQGLYYPNEFDKAFTPILSSNDKGESPKKGALLVAPYGKGHYIYTGLSLFRELPEGVSGAYRLLSNIISLKAAVTVPSQKIKP, from the coding sequence ATGCACAAAACTAAAATTCAATTTCTATTAATTTTTCTTATTTCTTTTCAAATACTACTGGCTCAAAAACCTCAAAAACCAAATTCGGTTGAGATTTACAATCAAATTCAAAAATTAAATTTTCTGGGATCCGTGCTTTATATCGCCGCGCATCCCGATGATGAAAATACCCGATTAATTTCTTATTTGGCAAATGACCAAAAAGCAAGGACAGGATATCTATCCTTGACAAGAGGTGATGGAGGTCAAAATCTAATTGGTCCACAATTGAGAGAATTATTAGGAGTTATAAGAACCCAAGAACTCATTGAAGCCCGAAAAATTGATGGAGGAGAACAATTTTTTTCCCGAGCCAATGATTTTGGATATTCTAAAAACCCGGATGAAACCTTAGAAATCTGGGATAAAGAAAAAGTGCTTTCTGATATCATTTGGGCAATTCGGAAATTCCAACCCGATGTAATCATTAATCGTTTCGACCATCGTTCCCCTGGAACCACTCACGGGCATCATACGGCCTCAGCCATGTTGAGCGTGGAAAGCTTTGATTTGACTAATAACTCAACAGTATTTCCTGAGCAATTACAATTAGTTCAACCTTGGCAACCCAAACGTCAATTTTTCAACCATTCGTGGTGGTTTTATGGCAGCAAAGAAAAATTTGACTCAGCCGATAAAACTAATTTGTCAACACTTCAAACAGGCGTTTATTATTCAAATCTGGGGAAATCAAACCAAGAAATCGCAGCATTAAGTAGAAGTTGTCATCAATCTCAAGGTTTTGGAAGTACCGGAACCCGAGGCGAAGAAACAGAATATCTCGAACTCATCAATGGCCAAAGTATTAAAGACAAGTCCAACATCTTTGAAGGTATTGATACAAGCTGGAATCGAGTGAAAGGCGGCAAAGAAATTGGCGAATTACTAACATTGATTACCTCTCAATTTGATTTTAATAATCCTTCGGCCAGTATACCAAACTTGGCAAAAGCCTATTCAATGATTCAGTCATTGGAAGAAAATCATTGGAAAACCGTAAAATCCGAGGAAATAAAAAATATCATTGCCGGCTGTTCCGGTCTATACCTAGAAGCAGTGGCGCAAAATCAAGAAGCAACGCCGGGAAGTAACTTAAAGCTGAAACTGGAAGCGATTAATAGATCTGCTGCAAAAGTGCAATTAATGAGTGTTACCACTTTACCGGATAATAAAAAAACCATCCAAAATAAGACCTTAAACCCTAATATTTCTGAAAGCATAAATTTAGAATTAGTACTACCTCAATCCATTGCATATACGCAACCTTACTGGCTCAAAGAAAAAGGAACCGAAGGAATGTATGCTGTCGATGAGCAAAAAAACATAGGAATTCCTGATGTCCTTCGAGAAGTAAAGGTTATTTTTAATGTCAAAATTAGCGAAGTCGAAATCCCTTTAGAACGCAGCGTAGTTTATAAATACAATGATCCCGTAAAAGGTGAAATGTATAATTATCTGGATATTGTACCAGAAGTGACAACTAGTATTATTGATAAAGTTTCCCTTTTTAATAATGGAAAAAGTAAGGCTGTAGCCGTAAAAATAAAAGCCGGAAAAGATGGCGTAAAAGGAACTCTACAATTAGAGTTATCAAAAAGCTGGATGGTCACTCCTAAGTCTGTGCCGTTTCAATTAGACAAAAAAGGAATGGAACAGCTAATCTATTTTGAGGTAACTCCGCCTTCCGAACCATCGGAAACCATAGCCAAAAGTATTGCTATTGTAGACAACAAAAAGTTTGACAAAGACCAGATAATAATCGATTATCCCCATATCACCAAGCAACAAGTTCTGAAACCCTCGGAGACTACCTTCCTCAAAATGGATTTGAAAACAGTGGATAAAAGAATTGGTTATATTATGGGTGCAGGGGATGAAGTTCCAGAAAGTTTAACACAAATGGGCTACAAAGTCACCCTATTAAAACCGGAAGAAATCACTCCCGAAAAACTAGAATCTCTTGATGTTGTAATTACCGGAATACGAGCGTATAATACCGTAGAAGAATTAGCCAACAAGCAAAGTGTCCTTTTTGACTTTGTAAAAGGCGGAAAAACAATGCTGGTTCAATACAATACGCCAAATACAATTGTCAATGGAACTCTTGCGCCTTATCCGTTAAAAATTTCAAACGACAGGGTAACCGAAGAAAATGCCGAAGTACGCTTTTTAGCTCCGGATCATCCTGTTCTTAATTATCCCAATAAAATAAGCTCCAAAGATTTTGAAGGATGGAAACAAGAACAAGGTTTGTACTATCCCAATGAATTTGATAAGGCCTTCACTCCTATTTTATCTTCCAATGACAAAGGAGAAAGTCCAAAAAAAGGGGCTTTATTGGTCGCTCCTTACGGAAAAGGACACTATATTTATACCGGATTGAGTTTATTTAGAGAATTACCCGAAGGAGTTTCCGGAGCCTATCGCTTATTGTCTAATATCATTTCGTTAAAAGCAGCTGTAACGGTTCCTTCGCAAAAAATAAAACCCTAA
- a CDS encoding mechanosensitive ion channel domain-containing protein, whose translation MTFFDDFTKELIETGVLLFLVIVLRLIISKMVRGFAKSTHIIEHRTNLVIKYIHLLITVLALIILIIIWGVQAEDIIIAVSSITTVAGVAMFAQWSILSNITSGIILFFSFPFKIGDVIRIHDKDFPVIAEIEDIGAFHIALKTKDGEMIVYPNNLLFQKGISILENHFDNKEFVD comes from the coding sequence ATGACTTTTTTTGATGACTTTACAAAAGAATTAATCGAAACGGGAGTTTTGCTATTTTTGGTAATTGTATTGCGACTAATCATTTCAAAAATGGTTCGAGGTTTTGCAAAATCAACTCATATTATAGAACACCGAACCAATCTGGTTATCAAATACATTCATTTGTTAATTACCGTTTTGGCACTGATTATTCTTATCATCATTTGGGGAGTTCAAGCCGAAGACATCATTATTGCGGTCTCCTCTATCACAACCGTAGCGGGAGTTGCCATGTTTGCCCAATGGTCTATTCTAAGCAACATTACCTCTGGTATTATATTGTTTTTTTCATTTCCTTTCAAAATTGGCGATGTTATCCGAATTCACGATAAAGATTTCCCTGTCATTGCCGAAATTGAAGACATTGGTGCCTTCCATATTGCCCTAAAAACTAAAGATGGAGAAATGATTGTTTATCCTAACAATCTGCTTTTCCAAAAAGGAATTTCTATATTAGAAAACCATTTTGATAATAAGGAATTTGTAGATTAG